One window from the genome of Daphnia pulex isolate KAP4 chromosome 9, ASM2113471v1 encodes:
- the LOC124202010 gene encoding transmembrane 7 superfamily member 3-like, protein MRSRRRIQPTDRETSGSQNKMSFLHLLLLIFSLEFSSAIERDTSNLVPSIQPNDIVLQFRSNGSVDERIINLEANSYVRIRSINVPKSVAFAVVQAHSQVHRISMSQARKFDVGNHVNGTSIGILVDTSSSNSGVMAYLINTQPVNITVLAFILYYDRSAPIPGGCNLEFEMPVSPWLRVSYNQSMVNVDHELAALPPNQGDVFPCESESLLYEVYHYYLAQRDFTEDSFFNAIRLLRTVNGAKEFGTEIRSFGFTPTTRSRFSLYPGLGQVFVVTVTHMGEASRYAPASAYIPSVTYGCDLSVEGDCQTLSSTYVKVLCAFSLFLGLFIAFAGHRYFQLEMILAGFIAFSAVSYIILVNHFDPNVTGLAAGTSVMGLLGGLLWWFVWWFWGIPALSVLPVVFMLGFLMSSVLFYLPISFEFLTNDFNFWSAFCCCWLVLPVIFVTFTRLGNIVSCAVLGSYAVIVPIDHYIGSSLKYIVINVVRRATVFGFGRAVLDPPYQDNDLILTLAWIGLIISGATFQYLRERRRPPFSPPADIWRPLRWTRLRGTSNSRAEQTPLIVSPDPGVAHYGTA, encoded by the exons GAGCCAGAACAAGATGTCTTTCCTGCATCTGCTGcttctcattttctctttagaATTTTCCTCAGCCATAGAACGTGATACTTCGAATTTGGTTCCATCCATACAACCAA ATGACATTGTGCTTCAATTTCGATCCAACGGCTCGGTGGACGAAAGGATCATTAATCTAGAGGCGAATTCCTATGTCAGGATCCGGTCGATCAATGTGCCAAAAAGTGTGGCTTTTGCTGTCGTCCAAGCCCACTCTCAGGTCCACAGGATCTCCATGTCTCAAGCGAGAAAATTTGATGTAGGAAACCATGTCAATGGCACATCAATTGGTATTTTAGTCGATactagcagcagcaactctGGCGTCATGGCCTACCTCATCAATACTCAGCCTGTCAACATCACCGTTTTGGCTTTCATCCTGTACTACGACCGCAGTG CTCCCATTCCTGGAGGATGTAACCTTGAATTTGAAATGCCCGTATCCCCTTGGTTAAGAGTATCCTACAACCAGAGCATGGTGAATGTTGATCACGAGCTGGCTGCTCTGCCACCCAATCAGGGGGATGTCTTCCCCTGTGAATCAGAATCACTGCTATACGAAGTCTACCATTACTACCTCGCCCAACGTGACTTTACCGAGGATTCCTTTTTCAATGCCATTCGTCTATTGAGAACAGTCAATGGTGCTAAGGAATTTGGTACAGAG ATTCGTTCATTTGGTTTCACGCCAACTACGCGTTCACGGTTCAGTTTATATCCGGGCTTGGGACAAGTTTTTGTCGTCACCGTGACGCACATGGGGGAAGCTAGTCGTTACGCTCCTGCCTCTGCATATATCCCGTCCGTCACCTACGGATGCGACCTGAGCGTAGAAGGCGATTGCCAGACGTTGA GCTCGACTTATGTTAAAGTACTATGTGCCTTTAGCCTCTTCTTGGGCCTGTTTATTGCGTTTGCTGGCCACCGTTACTTCCAGCTAGAAATGATCCTAGCGGGATTCATTGCCTTCTCAGCAGTTTCCTACATTATTTTGGTCAATCATTTCGATCCAAACGTCACAG GTTTGGCTGCTGGAACGTCGGTGATGGGTCTTCTCGGTGGACTTTTGTGGTGGTTCGTCTGGTGGTTCTGGGGCATTCCGGCTCTCTCTGTTCTGCCAGTGGTGTTTATGCTGGGCTTCTTGATGTCTTCCGTCCTCTTCTACCTGCCCATCAGCTTTGAATTTCTCACCAACGATTTCAATTTCTGGTCGgccttttgctgctgctggctggtcTTGCCCGTCATTTTCGTGACTTTCACTCGTCTG GGAAACATCGTGAGCTGCGCTGTGCTGGGCAGCTATGCCGTGATAGTGCCTATCGATCACTACATCGGCAGCAGCTTGAAGTACATTGTCATCAACGTCGTTCGACGCGCCACCGTCTTTGGATTTGGTCGCGCCGTTCTCGATCCGCCCTACCAGGATAACG ATTTGATCCTGACCCTGGCCTGGATCGGATTGATCATCAGCGGTGCTACTTTCCAGTACCTGCGTGAACGTCGACGGCCACCCTTTTCACCGCCTGCCGATATCTGGCGCCCGCTGAGATGGACCCGACTCAGAGGAACGTCCAATTCCAGAGCCGAGCAGACTCCCCTGATTGTGAGTCCCGACCCAGGCGTGGCTCATTACGGCACCGCATAA